In a single window of the Desulfuromonas thiophila genome:
- a CDS encoding c-type cytochrome, giving the protein MNYPVWYLPGVGGGLLMAIIAITHVFVSHFAVGGGLYLVLTERKARRENDAQLLEFIKKHAKFFMLASMVYGGVTGVGIWFTIGLIQPDATSDLIHTFVFGWAAEWVWFLVEIVALLIYYYCFDRMDEQRHLLVGWIYFLAAWMSLFLINGIIGFMLTPGDWLENRNFWSAFFNPSFWPSLLFRCAMATLLAGVFAFFSTALISAAGFRQKMTRYTSRWCLLSLLVAGLAGFWYLQVLPGSAQQVLAISPTIQRSVIIGAFAVLSLAALVTLFTLWRPAWHNLTVALLVALSSLLVMGAFEWIREADRRPFVIYQWRYSNGIAVSDAERLDSGFLAQCRYSREREVREDNLMAAGAELFRFQCYACHTLGGINNDLRTRTASASFPGMVNYLTTMHEKRPFMPPFIGNELERQALAAFLVGELHGKPVQRTSQGEAHPGETLFAANSCDMCHEAELVFNWAQGKSLAEVDQGLATLSQIDSSMKDFAGTEAERQALAEYLLDPHRTAVAAAAFSGLQVLEEHCVLCHDAQLTLDWAVTRDAEAIRHGLLHLSQINSSMEDFAGSEAELDALVLFLAGQAHGGVQ; this is encoded by the coding sequence ATGAATTATCCAGTCTGGTATCTGCCGGGCGTCGGTGGTGGTCTGCTGATGGCCATTATTGCCATCACTCATGTGTTTGTGTCCCATTTTGCGGTCGGTGGCGGTCTTTATCTGGTGTTGACCGAGCGTAAGGCACGGCGGGAAAATGATGCCCAGCTGCTTGAATTCATCAAGAAACACGCCAAGTTTTTCATGTTGGCCTCAATGGTTTACGGCGGCGTCACCGGTGTTGGCATCTGGTTCACCATCGGTCTGATTCAGCCCGATGCCACGTCTGACCTGATTCACACTTTCGTCTTCGGCTGGGCGGCGGAATGGGTCTGGTTTCTGGTCGAGATCGTTGCCCTGCTGATCTATTACTACTGTTTCGACCGTATGGACGAGCAGCGCCATCTGCTGGTGGGTTGGATCTATTTTCTTGCCGCCTGGATGAGCCTGTTCCTGATCAACGGGATCATCGGCTTCATGCTGACGCCCGGTGACTGGTTGGAAAACCGCAATTTCTGGTCGGCGTTTTTCAACCCCAGTTTCTGGCCATCCCTGCTGTTTCGCTGCGCCATGGCCACTCTGCTGGCCGGTGTGTTTGCGTTCTTTTCCACCGCCCTGATCAGCGCGGCCGGTTTCCGTCAGAAAATGACCCGTTACACCTCGCGCTGGTGCCTGCTATCGCTGCTGGTGGCGGGCCTGGCCGGCTTCTGGTATCTGCAGGTGCTGCCGGGCTCGGCCCAGCAGGTGCTGGCCATTTCACCGACCATTCAGCGCTCGGTGATCATCGGCGCCTTTGCCGTGCTGAGTCTGGCGGCCCTGGTGACCCTGTTCACCCTTTGGCGGCCGGCCTGGCACAACCTGACCGTGGCGTTGCTGGTGGCCTTGAGCAGTCTGCTGGTGATGGGGGCCTTCGAGTGGATTCGCGAGGCCGACCGCCGGCCCTTTGTCATCTATCAATGGCGCTATTCCAATGGTATCGCCGTCAGCGATGCTGAACGCCTTGACAGCGGTTTTCTGGCCCAGTGCCGTTACAGTCGCGAACGCGAGGTGCGCGAGGATAATCTCATGGCCGCTGGTGCCGAGTTGTTCCGTTTCCAGTGTTATGCCTGTCATACCCTCGGTGGCATCAACAACGACCTGCGGACGCGTACCGCCTCAGCCTCCTTTCCCGGCATGGTGAATTATCTGACCACCATGCATGAAAAACGGCCCTTCATGCCGCCGTTTATCGGCAATGAACTGGAACGCCAGGCGCTGGCGGCCTTTCTGGTCGGTGAACTGCACGGCAAGCCGGTCCAGCGCACCTCACAGGGTGAGGCGCACCCGGGCGAGACCCTGTTCGCTGCCAATAGCTGTGATATGTGTCACGAGGCTGAGCTGGTGTTTAACTGGGCCCAGGGAAAAAGTCTGGCCGAGGTTGATCAGGGACTGGCTACCCTCAGTCAGATTGACAGCAGCATGAAGGATTTTGCCGGCACCGAGGCCGAGCGCCAGGCTTTGGCCGAATACCTGCTTGATCCGCACCGCACGGCGGTGGCAGCCGCCGCTTTCAGCGGCCTGCAGGTGCTGGAGGAACACTGTGTTCTGTGTCATGACGCCCAGCTGACCCTCGACTGGGCGGTCACGCGCGATGCCGAAGCGATTCGCCATGGCCTGTTGCATCTCAGCCAGATCAACAGCAGCATGGAGGATTTCGCTGGCAGCGAGGCGGAACTTGATGCCCTGGTGCTCTTTCTGGCCGGCCAGGCCCACGGAGGTGTGCAATGA
- a CDS encoding M16 family metallopeptidase, whose amino-acid sequence MVEKTVLSNGIRIVTQQIPQAHSVSIGLLIARGSRHEAPEQMGLCHLTEHLLFKGNARRSALQLAKQVDALGGPLNGYTGREYSCLHLRFLPEKLVAALDLLLDLLLEGHFTVEQFASEQSVVLQELRQLQADTTEYLHDLCAQNCWQGHALGQPVMGNAASVSRLGFHQVRDFLPHYRAGCQVVSLAGPICHERVVALLRDGLAALPAAATLPQTQPPALQASCQLAPGANSSTSFCLAFPALPQRHPQRFANMLLNAVLGAGMSSRLFQRLREREGWAYNVYSYLNCYADAGALVIHGETAPQHGATALAGVAEEIDQLCRQGIAPDELQVASDQLIGRLRMAQDSCHSRMERLTASEFYHGRFIAPFEVAECLRAVTIDQLQALARFLFDPAQAVLCLGGEVDAVWQRVQDIPLLSQCRQVG is encoded by the coding sequence ATGGTGGAAAAGACCGTTCTGTCCAACGGTATCCGTATTGTAACCCAACAGATTCCCCAGGCTCACTCGGTCAGTATCGGCTTGCTGATTGCTCGGGGGTCGCGCCATGAAGCGCCTGAGCAGATGGGCCTGTGTCATCTGACGGAGCATCTGCTGTTCAAGGGCAATGCCCGCCGCAGTGCGCTGCAACTGGCCAAGCAGGTGGATGCCCTCGGCGGTCCGCTCAATGGCTATACCGGCCGCGAATACAGTTGCCTGCATCTGCGTTTTCTGCCGGAAAAGCTCGTTGCGGCCCTCGACCTGCTGCTTGATCTGCTGCTGGAGGGGCACTTCACGGTCGAGCAGTTCGCCAGCGAACAGTCCGTGGTGCTGCAGGAGCTGCGTCAGCTGCAGGCCGATACGACGGAGTATCTCCACGATTTGTGCGCCCAGAACTGCTGGCAGGGCCATGCTCTGGGGCAGCCGGTGATGGGCAATGCTGCTTCCGTCAGCCGTCTGGGTTTTCACCAGGTGCGCGATTTTCTGCCGCACTACCGCGCCGGCTGTCAGGTGGTCAGTCTGGCGGGACCGATCTGCCATGAACGCGTTGTCGCCCTGCTGCGCGACGGTCTGGCAGCCTTGCCGGCCGCCGCCACCTTGCCCCAGACGCAACCACCGGCCCTGCAGGCCAGCTGTCAGCTGGCGCCTGGTGCTAACAGTTCGACCAGCTTCTGTCTGGCCTTTCCGGCCCTGCCGCAACGTCATCCGCAACGTTTTGCCAACATGCTGCTCAATGCCGTGCTGGGCGCCGGTATGAGTTCGCGTCTGTTTCAGCGCCTGCGCGAACGTGAGGGTTGGGCTTACAATGTCTACAGTTACCTGAACTGTTACGCCGATGCCGGCGCCCTGGTGATTCACGGTGAGACGGCACCACAGCACGGGGCAACGGCCCTGGCCGGGGTTGCCGAGGAGATCGATCAGCTGTGTCGCCAGGGCATTGCGCCGGACGAGTTGCAGGTGGCCAGTGATCAGCTGATCGGCCGCTTGCGTATGGCCCAGGACAGCTGTCACAGCCGCATGGAACGGCTGACCGCGAGTGAGTTTTACCACGGCCGTTTTATTGCGCCCTTCGAGGTGGCCGAATGCCTGCGTGCCGTGACCATTGACCAGTTGCAGGCGCTGGCCCGTTTTCTGTTCGACCCGGCCCAGGCCGTGCTCTGTCTGGGGGGAGAGGTTGACGCCGTCTGGCAAAGAGTGCAAGATATCCCCCTTTTGAGTCAGTGCCGCCAAGTCGGCTGA
- a CDS encoding L-threonylcarbamoyladenylate synthase — protein MILHINPDNPQARLIDQAVDCLRNGGVIAYPTDTIYGIGCAIFNRKSIQRIYQIKQRDPRKPFSFICSDLAEVARYARVSNQAFKIMKRHLPGAYTFVLDATREVPELLVTRQRTVGVRIPANNIALEIVRRLGEPLVTTSANLTGEATYQDPSLIHDDWGKQLDLVIDGGLLHGEPSTVISLRQDQIEILRQGCGATDWIHQLL, from the coding sequence ATGATCCTGCACATCAATCCGGACAATCCGCAGGCCCGCCTGATTGATCAGGCGGTGGACTGCCTGAGAAACGGCGGCGTTATCGCCTATCCGACCGATACCATCTACGGCATCGGCTGCGCGATCTTCAATCGCAAGAGTATTCAGCGGATTTACCAGATCAAACAGCGCGATCCGCGCAAGCCGTTTTCCTTTATCTGCAGCGATCTTGCCGAGGTGGCCCGTTACGCCCGTGTCAGCAATCAGGCCTTCAAGATCATGAAGCGTCATTTGCCCGGGGCCTACACCTTTGTGCTCGATGCCACGCGCGAGGTGCCCGAACTGCTGGTGACGCGTCAGCGCACCGTTGGTGTACGCATTCCGGCCAATAACATCGCGCTCGAAATTGTCCGCCGCCTCGGCGAGCCACTGGTGACCACCAGCGCCAATCTGACGGGAGAGGCCACCTACCAGGACCCCAGCCTGATTCATGACGACTGGGGCAAGCAACTGGATCTGGTGATAGATGGGGGCCTGCTGCATGGCGAGCCGTCGACGGTCATCAGTCTGCGGCAGGATCAGATCGAGATTCTGCGGCAGGGTTGCGGCGCGACCGACTGGATTCATCAGCTACTGTAA
- the rpsO gene encoding 30S ribosomal protein S15: MLATEKKQDIIKEFQSKSGDTGSPEVQIALLTERINTLTDHFRTHTKDHHSRRGLLKIVGQRRRLLDYLKKKDVERYRGLIARLGIRR, translated from the coding sequence GTGCTGGCCACAGAAAAAAAACAGGACATCATCAAGGAATTTCAGTCAAAATCAGGCGATACCGGTTCGCCCGAGGTGCAGATCGCTCTGCTCACGGAACGGATTAATACCCTGACTGACCACTTCCGTACCCATACCAAGGATCATCATTCCCGCCGTGGCTTGCTGAAGATTGTTGGTCAGCGTCGCCGGTTGCTGGATTACCTCAAGAAAAAGGATGTCGAGCGTTATCGCGGTCTGATCGCTCGTCTCGGTATCCGCCGTTAA
- a CDS encoding FprA family A-type flavoprotein encodes METEMTAIAVTPRLHWVGAYDPQLRIFDELYPTRSGTTYNAYLLQLGGKNILFDTVEEHFFDQFHARLTSVCAIADIDLLVTQHTEHDHAGSIGRLLQLNPRLKVYGSQAALRFLGQQLNREFAGEAVKEGQVLELGEGAQLQFVLAPFLHWPDTIFSYLPTEQVLISGDAFGAHFCPAAGRLFDDEVSNFQADFQMYFDTIVRPFKSQVQDALKKALSLDIRTICPSHGPVRRRRVTEALTDYDRWSTLACAEGRRILLLEHSPHGTTRAMGDRVTQRLEAQGCTVVRFKAVELDEARFQDELECADALVIGAATINRDAGPPVWKALVHLSTVTPKNRLALVYGAYGWSGEAVKLIEERLLGQRYKLAAPGVRWQFSPTESDIAACLAQVDALLAAL; translated from the coding sequence ATGGAAACTGAAATGACCGCCATCGCGGTGACGCCGCGTCTGCATTGGGTGGGGGCTTATGATCCCCAGCTGCGGATCTTCGATGAACTCTACCCCACCCGCAGCGGCACGACCTACAATGCCTATCTGCTGCAGCTGGGGGGCAAAAACATTCTGTTCGACACGGTCGAAGAGCATTTCTTCGACCAGTTTCACGCCCGGCTGACCAGTGTCTGCGCCATTGCCGATATCGATCTGCTGGTGACGCAGCATACCGAACACGACCATGCCGGCTCCATCGGCCGGCTGCTGCAGCTCAATCCCCGCCTGAAGGTCTACGGTTCGCAGGCGGCCCTGCGCTTTCTGGGGCAGCAGCTCAACCGCGAGTTTGCCGGCGAGGCTGTCAAGGAGGGGCAGGTGCTGGAACTGGGCGAGGGCGCCCAACTGCAGTTTGTTCTGGCGCCCTTTCTGCATTGGCCTGACACCATTTTCAGCTATCTGCCGACGGAACAGGTGCTGATTTCCGGCGATGCCTTCGGGGCCCATTTCTGCCCGGCGGCCGGCCGCCTGTTCGATGACGAGGTCAGTAATTTCCAGGCCGATTTTCAGATGTATTTCGATACTATTGTGCGGCCGTTTAAAAGTCAGGTGCAGGATGCCCTGAAAAAGGCTCTGTCCCTCGATATCCGTACCATCTGCCCGTCACACGGACCGGTGCGACGGCGGCGGGTGACGGAAGCCCTGACCGATTATGATCGCTGGTCAACGCTGGCCTGCGCCGAGGGCCGGCGGATTCTGTTGCTGGAACACTCGCCGCACGGCACCACCCGTGCCATGGGCGACCGCGTGACCCAGCGCCTTGAGGCGCAGGGCTGCACGGTGGTGCGTTTTAAGGCGGTGGAACTGGACGAAGCCCGCTTTCAGGACGAACTTGAATGTGCCGATGCCCTGGTGATCGGTGCCGCCACCATCAATCGCGATGCCGGCCCGCCGGTATGGAAGGCGCTGGTGCATCTGTCGACGGTGACGCCGAAAAATCGTCTAGCACTGGTTTATGGGGCCTATGGCTGGAGCGGCGAAGCGGTCAAGCTGATCGAGGAGCGCCTGTTGGGCCAGCGCTACAAGCTGGCTGCGCCGGGCGTGCGCTGGCAGTTCAGCCCCACCGAAAGCGATATCGCTGCCTGCCTGGCGCAGGTCGATGCCCTGCTGGCGGCGCTCTGA
- a CDS encoding YbeD family protein: MTTESVSLQEFPCDYLFKAFGPATAEAAFADRVHAAVNRVTCVSRDALRLRHSRQGSYLCVSIVVYLHNEQQRQRIYQHLRAVEGLKYLL, encoded by the coding sequence ATGACCACCGAATCCGTCAGTCTGCAGGAGTTCCCCTGCGACTATCTGTTCAAGGCCTTTGGCCCCGCCACGGCCGAGGCCGCCTTTGCCGACCGGGTTCATGCGGCGGTCAACCGCGTGACCTGTGTCTCGCGCGATGCCCTGCGCCTGCGGCACAGTCGGCAGGGCAGCTATCTGTGTGTCTCAATCGTCGTTTATCTGCACAATGAACAACAGCGTCAGCGTATCTATCAGCACCTACGTGCCGTTGAGGGGTTGAAATATCTGTTATGA
- the pnp gene encoding polyribonucleotide nucleotidyltransferase: protein MFDSHHRVEVSFNGQPLTIETGKMARQAHGATLVTYGETKILCTAVSAYTQRPGQDFFPLTVNYQEKFYASGKIPGSFFRRERGSSERETLICRLIDRPMRPLFPKGYMFETQIMPTVVSADCVNDPDTLAIVAASAAVSVSDIPFSGPIAAVRVGRVEGAFVANPTLEQRKVSDVEIVVAGSRDAIMMVEGEADLISEQEMLEAVFFGHQALQPLIDLQLQLQQLVGVTKRPFSLPQSDAALEERVTARAEAGVRAAVAIRTKTERYAALKDNREQVLQQLAEEFPERGDEISAFIGKIEKRVVRQMILQDGVRIDGRDMTTVRPIDCEVGLLPRAHGSALFTRGETQALVTATLGTATDEQRMDNIQGMEFKKFMLHYNFPPFCVGETSMRLFPGRREIGHGMLAERSVSKVLPSFDEFPYTIRVVSDILESNGSSSMASVCGASLALMDAGIPIKQPVAGIAMGLIKEGDAVAVLSDILGDEDHLGDMDFKVTGTRDGVAALQMDIKIGGVTRDIMEQALAQARAGRIHILGCMEQALAQPRGYLSPYAPRITTVYVKPDQVRTVIGSGGKTVRAIIEATGCAIDIEDDGRINIASSDESAALEAARMIRELTQEAEVGKYYEGTVRKVMDFGAFVEIFAGTDGLVHVSELAEERVRNVTDVLNEGDRVLVKCIGVDRQGKIKLSRKEALGKSLADNN, encoded by the coding sequence ATGTTCGATTCCCACCACAGGGTAGAGGTTTCCTTCAACGGTCAACCGCTGACCATCGAAACGGGTAAAATGGCGCGCCAGGCCCATGGCGCCACCCTGGTGACCTATGGCGAAACCAAGATTCTCTGCACCGCTGTTTCCGCCTACACACAGCGGCCGGGGCAGGATTTCTTCCCTCTGACGGTCAACTATCAGGAAAAATTCTATGCCAGCGGCAAGATTCCCGGCTCGTTCTTCCGCCGCGAGCGCGGTTCAAGCGAGCGTGAAACCCTGATCTGCCGTCTTATTGACCGCCCCATGCGACCCCTGTTTCCCAAGGGTTACATGTTCGAAACCCAGATCATGCCGACGGTGGTTTCAGCCGACTGCGTCAACGATCCCGATACGTTGGCGATTGTCGCGGCCTCAGCTGCGGTCAGCGTATCCGATATTCCCTTCAGCGGTCCTATCGCGGCGGTTCGTGTCGGCCGGGTTGAAGGCGCTTTCGTTGCCAACCCGACGCTGGAGCAGCGCAAGGTCAGCGATGTCGAGATCGTGGTCGCCGGTTCGCGTGACGCGATCATGATGGTGGAAGGCGAGGCCGACCTGATCAGCGAGCAGGAGATGCTCGAAGCCGTGTTCTTTGGCCATCAGGCCCTGCAGCCGCTGATCGATCTGCAGCTGCAACTGCAGCAGCTGGTCGGTGTGACCAAGCGCCCGTTCAGCCTGCCCCAGAGCGATGCGGCGCTGGAGGAGCGTGTCACCGCGCGGGCCGAGGCCGGTGTGCGGGCGGCGGTGGCCATTCGCACCAAGACGGAGCGTTATGCCGCGCTGAAGGATAACCGCGAGCAGGTATTGCAGCAGCTGGCCGAGGAATTTCCCGAGCGGGGAGATGAGATTAGCGCTTTCATCGGTAAGATCGAGAAGCGGGTGGTGCGCCAGATGATTCTGCAAGACGGTGTGCGCATCGATGGTCGTGACATGACAACCGTTCGGCCGATCGACTGCGAAGTCGGTCTGCTGCCGCGTGCTCATGGCAGCGCCCTGTTTACCCGTGGCGAAACCCAGGCGCTGGTAACTGCCACTTTGGGAACCGCCACCGACGAGCAGCGCATGGACAACATTCAGGGCATGGAATTCAAAAAGTTCATGCTGCACTACAATTTTCCGCCGTTCTGTGTTGGTGAAACCAGCATGCGGCTGTTCCCTGGCCGGCGTGAAATTGGCCACGGCATGCTGGCTGAGCGCTCGGTGTCCAAGGTGCTGCCGTCATTTGATGAATTTCCTTATACAATTCGCGTGGTGTCGGACATTCTGGAGTCCAATGGCTCCTCCTCCATGGCATCGGTTTGCGGCGCTTCGCTGGCGCTGATGGATGCGGGGATTCCGATCAAGCAGCCGGTGGCCGGTATCGCCATGGGTCTGATCAAGGAGGGCGACGCCGTGGCGGTGTTGTCGGATATTCTGGGCGATGAGGACCATCTCGGTGACATGGATTTCAAGGTCACCGGTACCCGTGATGGTGTGGCCGCCCTGCAGATGGATATCAAGATTGGTGGTGTGACGCGCGACATCATGGAGCAGGCTCTGGCCCAGGCGCGTGCCGGCCGCATTCATATTCTCGGCTGCATGGAGCAGGCGCTGGCCCAACCGCGCGGCTACCTGTCGCCCTATGCGCCGCGCATTACCACGGTCTATGTCAAGCCTGACCAGGTTCGTACCGTCATCGGTTCCGGCGGCAAGACCGTCCGGGCGATTATCGAGGCTACCGGCTGCGCGATTGATATCGAGGACGATGGCCGCATCAACATCGCCTCATCCGACGAGTCTGCGGCGCTGGAAGCAGCCCGTATGATTCGCGAGCTGACCCAGGAAGCCGAGGTGGGCAAGTATTACGAAGGCACCGTCCGTAAGGTGATGGATTTCGGTGCTTTTGTTGAGATTTTTGCCGGCACCGATGGCCTGGTGCATGTCAGCGAGCTGGCCGAGGAACGGGTGCGCAACGTGACCGATGTGCTCAACGAAGGGGATCGCGTGCTGGTCAAGTGCATCGGCGTCGATCGCCAGGGCAAGATTAAACTGTCGCGCAAGGAGGCCTTGGGCAAATCCCTGGCCGATAACAATTAA
- the truB gene encoding tRNA pseudouridine(55) synthase TruB, which produces MNGFLLLDKPAGPSSHTLVQAVRRQCRIRRIGHAGTLDPMASGLMVLALGPATRLIEYLMAQDKTYEASLQLGATTDTQDSSGVLLQQRPVPADLTLERLQALAATLVGAISQVPPMYSALKRDGVPLYRLARRGEEVERPPRQVRIESFEVLALVGDRVDIRVRCSKGTYIRTLCHDFGEQLGCGACMSALRRTASGAFSVGDAVTLDRLDPARLPLLTALQALAHLPRFSLVPAAQLRLTNGVAPALADLQPQDALPADAGPWLLTDPAGTKLLALVEPDLPAELDGTPVEPSLRLLKVFPDGL; this is translated from the coding sequence ATGAACGGCTTTCTGCTGCTCGACAAACCGGCAGGTCCCAGTTCCCACACCCTGGTGCAGGCGGTCCGGCGCCAATGCCGGATCCGGCGGATCGGTCATGCCGGGACCCTCGATCCGATGGCCAGTGGCCTGATGGTGTTGGCCCTCGGGCCGGCCACCCGGCTGATCGAATACCTGATGGCGCAGGACAAAACCTACGAGGCCAGTCTGCAACTCGGGGCCACCACCGATACCCAGGACAGCAGCGGTGTTTTGCTGCAGCAGCGCCCAGTGCCGGCGGATCTGACGCTGGAGCGGTTGCAGGCTCTGGCCGCGACCTTGGTGGGGGCAATCTCCCAGGTGCCGCCCATGTATTCGGCCCTGAAACGTGACGGGGTGCCACTCTATCGTTTGGCGCGCCGGGGCGAGGAGGTGGAGCGGCCGCCGCGTCAGGTGCGGATCGAATCATTTGAGGTGCTGGCGCTGGTCGGTGACCGCGTCGATATCCGGGTGCGTTGTTCCAAGGGAACCTACATTCGCACACTGTGTCATGATTTTGGTGAGCAACTTGGCTGTGGTGCCTGCATGAGTGCTTTGCGGCGCACCGCCAGCGGTGCTTTTTCCGTCGGTGATGCGGTGACCCTCGACCGTCTCGATCCGGCGCGGTTGCCTTTGCTGACGGCCCTGCAGGCCTTGGCTCACCTGCCCCGGTTCAGCTTGGTCCCTGCGGCCCAGCTTCGTCTGACCAATGGCGTTGCTCCGGCGCTGGCCGATCTGCAGCCGCAGGATGCGCTGCCGGCAGATGCCGGCCCTTGGCTGCTGACTGATCCGGCGGGGACGAAGCTGCTGGCGCTGGTCGAACCCGACCTGCCAGCTGAGTTGGACGGGACACCCGTTGAGCCCTCTTTGCGGCTGCTCAAGGTGTTTCCTGATGGCCTCTGA
- the rbfA gene encoding 30S ribosome-binding factor RbfA — translation MSSQRAQRVGDLIQQEISRLLLKEVRDPRVAFVTITGVEPTNDLQLARVYYTVMSDDAAARDACGDGLRSAVPFLRRELGRVLRLRRVPELEFRYDNSIAYGSRIEELLKEIHRHEPTE, via the coding sequence GTGAGCAGCCAGCGGGCCCAACGGGTTGGCGATCTGATTCAGCAGGAAATTTCGCGCCTGTTGCTCAAAGAGGTGCGTGATCCGCGCGTCGCGTTTGTCACCATTACCGGTGTTGAACCGACCAATGATTTGCAACTGGCACGGGTTTATTACACCGTCATGTCGGACGATGCCGCGGCGCGTGATGCCTGTGGCGACGGCCTGCGCAGTGCCGTGCCCTTTTTGCGGCGTGAACTGGGGCGGGTGTTGCGGCTGCGGCGGGTGCCGGAACTGGAGTTTCGCTACGACAATTCCATAGCCTATGGCAGTCGTATCGAGGAATTACTCAAAGAGATTCATCGTCATGAACCCACTGAATGA
- the dut gene encoding dUTP diphosphatase translates to MSEIPIALQLLHPQAHPPRYMTDLAAGMDLAAVLDTPLQLLPGERQLVPTGIAIALPPGYEAQVRPRSGWALRDGVTLVNSPGTIDADYRGEIKVLLINHGDAPVTIVSGDRIAQLVVAPVVRADWQLCTQLPTSQRQAGGFGHTGHCQTVGRCD, encoded by the coding sequence ATGTCTGAAATTCCCATCGCGTTGCAATTGCTGCATCCCCAGGCACATCCTCCCCGTTATATGACCGATCTGGCTGCCGGCATGGATCTGGCCGCCGTGCTCGACACGCCGTTGCAGTTGCTTCCTGGCGAGCGACAACTGGTACCGACGGGTATCGCCATTGCCCTGCCGCCGGGCTACGAAGCCCAGGTGCGGCCACGCAGTGGCTGGGCGTTGCGCGACGGAGTAACCCTGGTCAACAGTCCGGGTACCATCGATGCCGATTATCGCGGAGAAATCAAGGTGCTGCTCATCAATCACGGCGATGCGCCGGTAACCATCGTTTCCGGTGATCGCATTGCCCAACTGGTCGTGGCCCCGGTGGTCCGGGCCGACTGGCAACTCTGTACGCAGCTGCCGACATCGCAGCGTCAGGCCGGTGGCTTTGGCCATACGGGTCATTGTCAGACGGTTGGCCGCTGTGACTGA
- a CDS encoding DHH family phosphoesterase encodes MNPLNEIAAAIRASQTVLIAAHEGPDGDAIGSTLALTLALREMGKQAVAFNCDGVPDKLAFLAGSDGLVCQLPAQQRFDLGFVLDAGELRRVRHDMRACCQVLVNIDHHPCSEDFGDHYWVDTQASATAVLIYRLLRSLNHSLSQPVAECLYTAILSDTGSFRYSSANPEAYTVAGELVAVGVDPWRVAGGLYESQEAQRLRLLALALATLRLSRCGRIAAISATTDMFAEAQARPEDADSFVNYPRSIRGVEVALFFRQTAEQCYKLSMRSKGLIDVGSLSRELGGGGHHNAAGAELTGTLPQVQEFVFSRLEPLLAQPDA; translated from the coding sequence ATGAACCCACTGAATGAAATTGCTGCAGCAATTCGCGCCAGCCAGACCGTGCTGATTGCCGCGCATGAGGGACCGGATGGTGATGCGATTGGTTCGACGCTGGCCCTGACCCTGGCGTTGCGGGAGATGGGTAAGCAGGCCGTTGCCTTCAACTGCGATGGTGTGCCGGACAAACTGGCCTTTCTGGCCGGTAGTGATGGCCTGGTGTGCCAGCTGCCAGCGCAGCAGCGGTTCGATCTGGGATTCGTACTCGATGCCGGCGAGCTGCGCCGGGTTCGGCATGACATGCGTGCCTGTTGTCAGGTGCTGGTCAATATCGACCATCACCCCTGCTCGGAGGATTTTGGCGATCATTACTGGGTCGATACCCAGGCCAGCGCTACGGCGGTGCTGATCTACCGTCTGCTGCGCAGCCTGAACCATTCGCTGTCGCAGCCGGTGGCGGAATGTCTCTACACGGCCATCCTGTCGGATACCGGCTCGTTCCGTTACAGCAGTGCCAATCCCGAAGCCTATACCGTTGCCGGTGAACTGGTGGCGGTCGGGGTCGATCCCTGGCGGGTAGCTGGTGGTCTTTATGAAAGCCAGGAGGCCCAGCGCCTGCGTCTGCTGGCTCTGGCCCTGGCCACGTTGCGGCTGTCGCGTTGTGGCCGGATCGCTGCCATCAGTGCCACGACCGACATGTTTGCCGAGGCTCAGGCTCGACCGGAGGATGCCGACAGTTTTGTCAATTACCCGCGCTCAATCCGTGGTGTCGAGGTGGCCCTGTTTTTCCGCCAGACAGCGGAGCAGTGTTACAAACTCAGTATGCGCTCAAAAGGGCTGATTGATGTTGGTAGCCTGTCGCGTGAACTGGGTGGCGGCGGCCATCACAATGCCGCAGGGGCTGAACTGACCGGGACGCTGCCACAGGTGCAGGAGTTTGTCTTTTCCCGTCTGGAGCCGCTGCTGGCGCAACCGGACGCATGA